The nucleotide sequence AGGCCAGACTGTTGTTCAAATGATCATAGATGACCagaatggtcaaataataatcatagtggttggagagggtgcaacaggtcagtagagagagagagagagagagagagagagagagagagagcaggtcctggacaaggtagcacgtctgataaacaggtcaggattccctagccgcaggcagaacagttgaaactggaccaGCAggacgaccaggtggactggggacagccaggagtcatcaaggcaggtagtcctgagggatgatcctagggctcaggtcatctgggaggggagggagagagggaattagagggagcatatttaaattcacacaggacaccagataagacttacaccagatataacagactgacccagcCCCCCCAGTACATAGAccattgcagcatagatactggagactatggtgtgggggctgtgctttggcagagACGGGTGGGTCGGAGGACACCGTGGCCCTGTCCGACAATatccccagacagggccaaccatGCAGGATatgaccccacccactttgccaaagcacagccccccacaccactagacggatatcaacagaccaccaacttactttCCTGAGATAAggttgagtatagcccacaaagatctcctccgCCGCACaagcctgggggggggggggaaaccagacaggaagatcatgtctGTGGCTCAACCCctctcctagggatggcatgaagatgaagagcactagtaagccagggtcagaggcagagaatcccagtggagagaggggagccggctCCAGTGTCTTGCCATTCATCATCGCAACTctaggccagactacactcaatcataggacctactgaagagatgagtcttcagtaaatcCTTAAAGGCTGAGACTGAGTCTGGGGACAaaaaggaggcctgcatcttttGACCATAGCATAAGTGTAGGTAaagtttaagtcggaagtttacattcacttaggttggagtcatttaaacttgtttttcaaccactccgcaaatgttttcttaacaaactatagttttggcaagtcggttagtacatctactttgtgcatgacacaagtaatttttcaacaattgtttacagacagattatttcactgtatcacaattccagtgggtcagacatttacatacactaagttgactgtacctttaaacagcttggacaatttcagaaagtgatgtcatggctttagaagcttctgataggctaattgacataatttgagttaactggaggtgtacctgtggatgtatttcaaggcctactttcaaactcagtgcttctttgcttgacatcatgggaaaatctacaGAAATCAACCAAGTCTTGAGAAAAAAAtgtcgacctccacaagtctggttcatccttggaagcaatttccaaaggcctgaaggtaccacgttcatctgtacaaacaatagtacgcaagtataaacaccatgggaccatgcaactgtcataccgctcaggaaggagactcgttctgtctcctggagatgaacgcactttggtgcgaaaagtgcaaaccaatctcagaacaacagcaaaggaccttgtgaagatgctggaggaaacaggtacaaaagtatctatatccacagtaaaatgagtcttaTACCgacaaggaagaagcaactgctccaaaaccgcataaaatggccagactacggtttgcaactgcacatggggacaaagatcgtactttttggagaaatgtcctctggtctgaacactgtttggccataatggccatcattatgtttggaggaaaaagaggcttgcaagcagaaaaacaccatcccaaccgtgaagcacgaggggtggcagcatcatgttgtaggggtgatttgctgcaggagggactggtgcacttcataatggcatcatgaggcagtaaaattatgtggatatattgaggcaacatctcaagacatcagtcaggaagttaaagcttggtcgcaaatgggtcttccaaatggaccccaagcatacttccaaagttgtagcaaaatggcctaaggacaagtcaaggtattggagtggccatcacaaagcccttacctcaatcctatagaaaatttgtgggcagaactgaaaaagcgtgtgcgagcaaagaggcctacaaacctgactcagttatatcagctctgtcaggaggaatgggacaaaattcacccaacgtattgagggaagcttgtggaaggcttcccggaacatttgacccaagttaaacaatttgaaggcaatgctaccaaatactaattgagtgtatgtaaacttctgacccactgggaatgtgatgaaagaaataaaagctgaactaaatcattctctctactattattctgacatttcacattcttcaaatacagtggtgatcctaactgacctaagacagtgaatttttactaggattaaatgtcaagaattgtgaaaaactgagtttaaatgtagttggctaaggtgtatgtaaacttccgacttcaactgtatgtatatatatattttaacaggGAAGACATATTGAGACTTAGGTCTATATTTCAAAtgtacaacatatacagtatatacacattaaATAAAAAAGTTATGGGAAGCACAAATAAAACATCACAAATCACCCAAAAAAACTGTTAGATTCCTCCGCAAATAAGTCCTCAATCAATACTTTAAATTGCCGAaaaggcaccagaacatcaagaTGAAACGTATTTAGAATTTTGTACCAACAATGCGATGAATTAAACCTACAAGCAGATTTACTTAGCTTGGTGGAGACCCTAGGAActtcaagagttaaccaatcctgtgaaaGGGTTAGGCAACTCAGGTGTCGATACTTCAACAGCAAAGTAAGATAAGACGGAGGTTTATGAAGTAGTAGGGCCTTGTAAGCAAAAATGGAGTAATGTTGAGATTTATAGCAAagtccagccaaccttttgatacaggatgcagtgatgaGTATCAAAACTGTCACCTGTAACAAAACAAAGATCACTACGTTAAATGGCATCCAAAGGTTTAAGAGTAGTAGCACTTTGATAAATAATATCACCATAATCAAGAACAGATAAAAAGATTGACTGAATAATCTGCCTTCTATTGCTTAGGGAAAGGCATGATCTGTTTCAGTAGAAAAAGCGTACTTTACATCTTAGCTTCTTAACCAGCTCATCTATATGTTTTTTAAAGGTCAAATTCATATCAATCCAAATGCCTAAGTATTTATATGTGGGAACACGTACAATTGGAGAACTGTCTAATGAATGAACATGTAATTAATCAACAACATTCTTATGAGAGTTTAAAAACAACATGTATTTCATATTGGCCATATTAAGCAAATCAGCAAGGGATTCCTGCATACAGTAGCTATAAAATCTAACTGTAGATTTGACACAGCCAGATCAACAGATGGCGCAATAGCATATGTATCATCCGCGTATAGATTAATTTGATTGACCAATGGTGCTTTTTTAAATAGTGAAGAGAGCAGGTCCCAAAATCCACCCCTGTGGTACACCTTTATGTACTTGGAGAAATTCAGACTTAACTCCATCAATCTTGATGGCCAGAGTTCTGTCATTAAGATAATCATGAAACAATGAACAGATGTCTGAGCTCAGGCCTATCGAGGACAACTTATTCAATAAAGTATCCTgatcaacagtatcaaaagcttttGACAGATCCAGAAACAACTATAGTGGTTTCTTTAATAATGCTACGCCTAGGCCTAAACCATGATTGGTTTACAAAAAACAAGCTAAATTGTACATTTACCAAGGATTCAAGAATCTTAGCTAGACAAGGAAGCCACAATCTTGGTACATTACCAAAGATTCAAGAATCTTAGCTAGACAAGGCAGCACAAGAGCTGATTTCCATACTTTTGGAATATTTCCTGATAACAATGTTAATTAAAAAATATGGGTTATTGAGCAAACAATGATGGGTGCTGCACACTTAAACCGACCAGGATCCAATTGGTCGGCCCCTGTGGATTTCTCGTTGTCTATTGCTAGCAAGGCATCCAGGACTTATTTTTCTGTAAATAGCCTAAAAGAAAAGCTTTGAGTATAATTTCTCTGATCATTCAACAAGTTTCCCCTATCAGCTTCCAGCGCAATATCATTGTGAATAGGCTTAGAAGTTTTTTCAAAGAGATAGCACGCTGAAGTAAAAGGGTGATTAAATGCATCAATgatgacatttatttttttgtaatgAGACCAGTGTCAAAACTATTTTGTTGTGGCCCAAAGGAGTAAGTAGAACCCTTCAGGGATTTGACAGTAGTCCAGAATTTAGCCATGTTCCCATTGCAATCCAAAGAGCGGTTACATAATAATCAGATTTGGCCTTTCTGATTAGTTTTACACAATGATTCCTCAGTTGCTTAAAACTTGCCAGTCCATGCCTTCGCCTCTGTTCTTGTTCTTGACCCAAGCATCATCTCTTTTATGAATGACTTCTGATAATTCCGGAGTGTACCAGGCATTCGATCTAGCTTTAACCCTTAATTTTTGGAAGGGAGCGTGATTATCCACAATAGTGTGGAAGACATCTGCAAAAAGGTTCAAAGCTAAATCAGGTTCAGGGATAGCTGAAATACAAGCAAGGTCACTAAAATAAATATCatgtaaaaataaatgttcacTTGTGTTTTTATAGTTCCTCTTTGTGATGACATGAGGCTAGGATTGTTGTTTTCTCACATCTCTAACAAACAACGGGCCACTAATGTCTTGGGCGAAGACACCCAGGACTTTGGAGCCTATCGGCTGGGGAGCATTCGCAAATAATTGTCCAGATCATAGCAATCATCACGTTGTCCTGTTCACTTGTCAGTTTGCTTGAACAAATGCATCATGGCTATAGCCTACCAATGAATGGGTTGTCATTTAAGCTGCATAGCCAATAGTCATTAAAGTGTTATTCATTTGGACAGATCTCCTGAGTGGTGCTTTGATTGTATTTTCAAAAAGAGTGTTTCAGTAGCCTAGGTATTCCAGTGCCCCATCTGTCGTACATTGTCTGTTGAGAGGCTGTCCTGTAGTCTATACAGTTCTTTCATTGCCATTTCCACCGTTGTCCTTGTCCAGGAATCAGGTGTCTTCTTTTGCTGATTTTAGTGGGATGTCTCTTTTCTTCCATTTGACCTGCAGTTGTGTGGGGTATACCACAGAAAATGGGATTTGTTTTTCCAATAGCTTTTTTTATTTAATTCAATGTGCATTGAAATAAAACCAATGTACAATGTTTTACTGAGTTATCAATATCCTGCTGAAGTCTGAACTCGATCTTACTTTATCTTATCTAACTCCTGTGTATTTGGAGTTCAAGGTAACGTGATATTTTTTTGGCCCACATTAATTTAGTCAGACGACGAACCTCTGCCAGAGGCATATACTCTTCATATTTATTTTATCTGGAAATTATATTAGGCTCAAAATGGGATCCTTGTCAGATCCTATCAGACCTGTTTTCTTGTCTATTACTGATGACCTCAAATACTCCCAATCAAACAAAACTGAATGTGCTCGCCATTCATTGGCACAACAAAAGACCCATTGAGAAAAGATTCACAGTTTATACAACCTTGATGTTTTCCTGTTGGTAAACAGAGGTTTCTTTTCAATGGTCCAATCGCCATGACAGCTTGAGGAATCTAGTTCTGATCTTCAGTTAACCCTCTGGGATGTCTGAAAATTAAATGGCTAACTCTCTATGGCTCATGCTATTGCTCTATCTTGTGTTAACTTTATGTAATCTCTTTCACTAAACCATTACACAGGTCTGGGCATTGAATGTACGTGGAGACCATGTTGACCAAATCAATCTCTCTCCGGAGGGATTCATGTGCTTTTTGAATGCCTAATAATTTAGTGTTTACCCAGACAAGAAATAACCATTGTTAGACTGGTGGGATTGTTGGGTCTGGCCTGGGTGTTGGGAAATGGAGGGTTAAGGCAAGGTCTTTTCTCTTTTCCTATTTTCTCTATCGctatctctccttctgtttctctctctcatcatattgCTCTTTATTCTTCCTTCccgttttctctcgctctcttccctttccctctttgtctctctcccctctctctagctaTATTGTCCATTGTGGGGAACCTGCTGGTGCTCATCATGGCATTTAAGCACTCATCTCACATGAAGCCCCCGGAGCTGCTGAGTGTCAACCTGGCAGTGACAGACCTGGGAGCTGCTGTCGCCATGTACCCTCTGGCTGTGGCCTCGGCCTGGAACCACCACTGGCTGGGAGGAGACACCACATGCATCTACTACGGCCTGGTAGGCTTCTTCTTTGGCACGGCCAGCATAATGACCATGACCGTGATGGCTGTGGTGCGTTTCGTCGTCTCCCTCAGCCTCCAGTCTCCCAGTGAGTATATAGAGCATGTGGAGTAGGAGTACCACAGGGAATGATGTTAGGACCATTGGAATTTGTGTATGTTTGAGTCAGTTTGTGTATaggctgtgtgagtgagtgagtgagtgagtgagtgagtgagtgagtgagtgagtgagtgagtgagtgagtgagtgagtgagtgagtgagtgagtgagtgagtgagtgagtgagtgagtgagtgagtgagtgagtgagtaccaCCACTTGTCATCATAGGAACATTTTGGAAAGTAATTGTGAATGTTTGGaataaaaaacacacaaacaagGAAGCATTTACCAAAGTGGTGTGTGGTTAGGGGCCCCAACTGATTTCTCAATGCCCACCAAGCATTTAAACCTGAAATACACCTCTTGTTTTTGAAGAGTACAACCCAGATATAGCAACAGATAAACTATATAAAGCTGCTCAAATTATATTATCACTCTCACACTACAGAGGTCAGGGAAAATGTCTAAAATCCAGACCTTGAGGTCAGAAGTGTAATATATAccacttagcagacgcttttatccagagcaacttacagtactTACATGTTTGGTGTGCATATGTGAGCCCTCCAGGACATGAGCTCATGGCCTTTCTGTTGCTAGTGTTGTTACCAGCTGAGCCACACAGGAAGCACTGCTCTCCCCCTAAACCTCTTAGTGacccactgtctgtgtgtgtttccctagAGGAGAAGATCAGCCGGAGGAATGTGAAGCTCCTGTGTTTGTGGACGTGGCTCTATGCCCTGCTGTGGGCCTGCTTCCCTCTCCTGGGTTGGGGCCGGTACGGTCCAGAGTCCTTCGGCCTTTCCTGCACCCTGGCCTGGGGAGAGATGAAGGAACAAGGCTTCTCCTTCGTCATCTCAGTCTTCTCCTTCAACTTGCTGGGGCCCTCCTTCATCATCCTCTGTTGCTACTTTGGCATTGCCTTGAAGCTGTACATTACCTACAAGTCCCTCGACAACAGCAAAAATATCCCAAACATCATCAAGATGCACCGCCGCCTTCTCATAGTGAGTGACTTGCTGACTTGGAGTTGAATTCCTATAGAGTTGTTTTTGTCACACCATCTTAATTTACATGGATTTTTTAAAGGACTAGAATATGGACATTATACAGGCCTATTTACACATACTTTTACCTTATTATGTTATATATACTgaccaaaatataaacgcaacatgcaacagttacagttcatatcaggaaatcagtcaatttaaataaataaatgattctctaatctatggatttcagatGACTGGGAATGCAGATATGTGTCTGTTGGTCACCGATATCTTTTTtaaaagtaggggtgtggatcagaaaactagtcagtatctggtatgacgcccatttgcctcatgcagtgggacacatctccttcgcatagagttgatcaggctgttgattgtggcctgtggaatgttattCCACTTctattcaatggctgtgcgaagttgctggatattggcaggaactggaacactatgtcgtacacgtcaatccagagcaacatggatgacatgtctggtaagtatgcaggccatggaagaactgggacattttcagcttccaggaattgtctaCAGATCTTTGCAACATGGGTCCGtgcattattatgctgaaacatgaggtgatggcggcggatgaatggcacgacaatgggcctcaggatctcatcacggtatctctgtgtattcaaattgccatcgagaaaatgcaattgtgttcgttgtccttaacttatgcctgcctgcccataaggtaaccccaccgccaccatgggcactctgttcacaacattggcatcagcaaaccgcttgcccacactgcggttgtgaggccggttggacatactgccaaattctctaaaacgacgttggagacagcttatggtatagaaattaacattcaattcactGGCAACAGCtcgggtggacattcctgcagtcagcatgctaattgcactctccctcaaaacttgagacatatgtggcattgtgAATGTgaaaaaactacacattttaaagtggccttttattgtcccagtataaggtgcacctgtgtatgatcatgctatttaatcagatTATTAATATCCCACACCTGTCCgatagatggattatcttggcaaagaaaaaaatgctcactaacaggaacgtaaacaaatttgtgcacaaaatttgagaaaaatacatcttttatttcagctcatgaaacatgggaccaacactttacatgttgcatttatatttttgttcagtgtatatagttATAACCTTTTTCATGGGTTGAATGAATGAAACTGCATCTTTCACTATGGGCTCCATTTTAGGCTGGGGTTAAGCCAGCGCAATTGTCAAACGCACACTCGTTTAAATGTTGACCTGTTAAAGCTGGCTCTGTTCTATTTAAATAAAAACACGTCatacctttttgtagttaataaatctaATTTGAAACATAataactatagtatccttaactagcattgaaaaagtgAATACATTCTTCCTAATTTCACGCTTGTAACATCAGTATTTTTCAGCTGATTGGCAGGCAGCCACTGGAAAAATAATTAATGCTTTGCACAGGCGCCTTGTTGCGTTTTTTGTGCGACTGACAAAAAATGCCCGGAAACGTAAAAAAACGTTATTAACCGGTTCACGTGCTTTTAAAATAACAGTTCTGTTCCGGAAGAGTATAGATCACTTTCGTTCCCAGTTTTTgtttctgttccctgaaccggttccaacttctggagaaaactgaggatggattaacaacagaaataatccaaaacatgcatatgcatgcaacaaggcactaaagtaatactgaaaaaaGATAACAGCAATAGAATACACTTTTTGacctaaatgcaaagccttatgttttgggcaaatccaacacaacacatcactaagtaactgcctccttattttcaagaatggtggtggctggtATGGGTATGGTATATGGCTGGTATAtgctatgggtatgcttgacacaCTGGGcagtttttcaggatgaaaagaaaaaggaGTTAAGAACAGACTAAATCCCAGAGGAAAACCACAAGAGCTTCAACCAGAGGGGAATGCTCAGTTTAGGTACACCAAATTTGGCCAGACTGCTTTTTCAGTCAGAGCGTCTGGATTATGGAACACTCTGCGTGGAACACTCTACACTCTCTCACAACCAATGTGAGAGAGTGTAGTACCTTTGCTATCTTCAAGGAAAACCTGAAAAAGTGGCTAAAGGCAAACCATTAATGTGAACATTAAGATATTCCGACTCTTAAGATGTCAGATACTGTAGGACTAAGGGGACATTTCAAATCTgatgtaatattattattatattgtctATTGTTGTATATATCTTCTTTTTTTTATAAAGTACATACAGatctagtcaaaagtttggacacacctactcattcaagggtttttctttattttttactacatttcagaataatagtgaagacatcaaaactatgaaataacacatggaatcatgtagtaaccaaaaaagtgttaaacaattcaaaatatattttatatttcagattattcaaagtagccactctttgccttgatgacagctttgcacactcttggcattctctcaaccagctaaaaatcaataaaaacccttgaaagagtaggtgtgtccaaacatttgactggtgctgtatatagagagatattTATATAGGGAGACATCGTGCCAAAAAGGGTTTACATACATGTAAaaacacttcagaacaaacttccttttgaaTAAACGTATTGTATAAATTATTCTGCCTCCAGCCAGACATGGAGAAATGTGTGATATTTTCTTCTAAATGGAGAG is from Oncorhynchus gorbuscha isolate QuinsamMale2020 ecotype Even-year linkage group LG14, OgorEven_v1.0, whole genome shotgun sequence and encodes:
- the opn8b gene encoding opsin 8, group member b, which translates into the protein MSQMDIYSSKLSPAVDFAAGAFLLIIAILSIVGNLLVLIMAFKHSSHMKPPELLSVNLAVTDLGAAVAMYPLAVASAWNHHWLGGDTTCIYYGLVGFFFGTASIMTMTVMAVVRFVVSLSLQSPKEKISRRNVKLLCLWTWLYALLWACFPLLGWGRYGPESFGLSCTLAWGEMKEQGFSFVISVFSFNLLGPSFIILCCYFGIALKLYITYKSLDNSKNIPNIIKMHRRLLIIAVLISLGFILSWAPYGLVSLVSVIRGSEFIRPEVTMLPCLFAKSSTLYNPLIYYIFSKTFKQEVKQLCSRSNACHASRARNNITDNAIYLVCDGSRTENEEKVVATVAGRTTEDKLSSGKSRKMETSLNSFDSQ